One part of the Pyrinomonadaceae bacterium genome encodes these proteins:
- a CDS encoding CTP synthase — translation MPKYIFVTGGVVSSLGKGLAASSIGALLEARGLHVTLIKLDPYLNVDPGTMSPFQHGEVFVTDDGAETDLDLGHYERFTHAHLSQANNWTSGRIYREVIEKERRGDYLGKTIQVIPHVTNEIKDAIRAVTKDGEVDVVIVEIGGTVGDIESLPFLEAIRQMGNEEGRESALFIHVTLVPYIAASGELKTKPTQHSVRELREIGIIPEILLCRSDRPLSHDLRSKIALFCNVKEEAVITAQDVDTIYDVPLALHDQGLDEQIISSLQLNERAAGTDLTAWRKLVGTIREPSAGETSIAIVGKYVELEDSYKSLREALTHGGVANNLKVNIKWIESEDLMDEDNFEGRLRDFDAILVPGGFGKRGVEGMIRAISYARKTRTPYFGICLGMQTACVEFARNACDLKEADSTEFNVETPHPIIFKLRDLVNVEEMGGTMRLGAWVCRLAEDSLAREVYDGAEEISERHRHRYEFNPAFRERLEKGGLVFSGISTDGKFVEIVELSRDEHPWFLGCQFHPEFKSKPLAPHPLFASFVHAAFQNRLQTETALEQMPETESAVSERAAAGSEN, via the coding sequence ATGCCTAAATACATTTTCGTAACGGGTGGCGTGGTTTCCAGCCTTGGCAAAGGGCTGGCGGCGTCTTCGATTGGCGCTTTGCTTGAAGCTCGCGGGCTGCACGTGACGCTGATCAAACTTGATCCTTACCTCAACGTCGATCCCGGCACGATGTCGCCGTTCCAGCACGGCGAAGTATTCGTCACCGACGACGGCGCGGAGACTGATCTCGACCTTGGGCATTACGAACGCTTCACGCACGCGCACCTTTCGCAGGCGAACAACTGGACGTCCGGCCGCATTTATCGTGAGGTGATCGAAAAAGAGCGGCGCGGCGATTATCTCGGGAAGACGATTCAGGTCATTCCGCACGTCACGAACGAAATCAAAGATGCAATTCGCGCGGTCACTAAGGACGGAGAAGTCGACGTCGTCATCGTGGAAATCGGCGGCACGGTCGGCGACATCGAATCGCTGCCGTTCCTCGAAGCCATTCGCCAGATGGGCAACGAAGAGGGAAGGGAAAGTGCGCTTTTCATTCACGTGACTCTCGTGCCCTACATCGCCGCCTCAGGCGAGCTGAAAACGAAACCGACGCAGCACTCTGTGCGTGAGCTGCGCGAGATCGGAATCATTCCCGAAATTCTTTTGTGCCGTTCTGATCGTCCCCTCTCGCACGATCTCCGCTCAAAGATTGCTCTGTTTTGTAACGTAAAAGAGGAAGCCGTCATTACTGCGCAGGACGTCGACACGATTTACGATGTGCCGCTGGCGCTTCACGATCAGGGGTTGGACGAGCAGATCATTTCATCGCTTCAGTTGAACGAACGCGCGGCGGGTACCGACCTGACTGCCTGGCGAAAGTTGGTGGGAACGATTCGCGAGCCTTCGGCCGGCGAGACTTCGATCGCGATCGTCGGCAAGTATGTCGAGCTGGAAGATTCTTATAAGTCTTTGCGCGAAGCGCTCACGCACGGCGGCGTCGCAAACAACCTGAAGGTGAACATCAAGTGGATCGAATCGGAAGACTTGATGGACGAAGACAATTTTGAAGGGCGCTTGCGCGACTTTGACGCGATCCTCGTCCCGGGCGGTTTTGGCAAGCGCGGTGTGGAAGGCATGATTCGCGCGATTTCCTATGCGCGCAAAACGCGTACACCTTACTTTGGGATTTGCCTCGGCATGCAGACCGCGTGCGTCGAATTCGCGCGCAACGCGTGCGATTTGAAAGAGGCCGATTCGACTGAGTTCAATGTCGAGACGCCGCATCCGATCATCTTCAAGCTGCGCGACCTGGTGAACGTCGAAGAGATGGGCGGCACCATGCGCCTCGGCGCTTGGGTGTGTCGTTTGGCTGAAGATTCCCTGGCGCGCGAGGTTTATGATGGCGCGGAAGAGATCAGCGAACGCCACCGTCACCGTTATGAATTCAATCCTGCGTTTAGAGAGAGGTTAGAAAAAGGCGGTCTTGTTTTTAGCGGCATCTCAACCGACGGCAAGTTCGTCGAGATCGTAGAGCTCTCGCGCGACGAACATCCCTGGTTCCTCGGCTGCCAGTTCCACCCCGAATTCAAATCAAAACCTCTCGCGCCTCATCCACTGTTCGCATCGTTTGTGCACGCCGCATTTCAGAATCGCTTGCAGACTGAGACGGCTCTGGAACAGATGCCTGAGACGGAATCAGCGGTGAGTGAAAGAGCGGCCGCCGGGAGTGAGAACTAG